The genome window tttttattttaaagattttatttattcattttagagaagggagagagcgagagatagagaagggaggaagaggcaggaagcatcaactcccatatgtgccttgactgggcaagcccagggtttcaaaccagcgacctcagcattccaggttgatgctttattcactgcgccagcacaggtcaggcctaaatgagCCTTTTTGATAGTCCCCAAAACACAAAATTGTaatatttgatattcttagagacAAAAACAGTAGAATTGAGGAAAACTCAGGAGCCTGAAATTTTAGGATTCAAGCTTTGGAATGTCCTAGAAACATTGTTTTTGAGTGAGAAGAACCTTCCGGCCCTCCTTTTCTAATTCTCTGCCATGGTTGGGGTCTAGACTTTGACACACTGTTACTCAGGTCTTGGGGGCGCTTTGCTGACCTCACCGCTTTACACTGTAAAGGTGATGGGGTCTGAAGTGATGTAGTTCTGAGCTTTAAGGCAATTATGTGATTAGCTTCCTTGAGCCTGACTTTTCTGCCTGTGAAATCGGAGTGATGGCAATACCTGCTCTCCTTAATGTAGTGAGGCCCATCCTGGTGTTTGGAGCCCAAAATAAGTCTTCTCAGTCTATGTGCAGTATGAGCCATATTCACTCTCCTGTCCGCTCTTAATTGTGAATCATGTGAGGCATTTGCCAGAGTAGATGGGCTGCCCTTCATGCAGTGGGCGTGCTCCACGGGGCTGGTGTGAACTGCGCCCCAGAAAGGAAAGCGGCATCCGTCAGACACCTTCTCCACTCAGCTCTGTGCTCAGTGCTCTTACAGACGGCATGCTTACCTGCCCAGGGACCTCGAGCAGAGGTGGGTGGTCTATTTCTGTGTAACAAATTCCCACCTGACCAGGGGACTTAACGCAGTAAACACTGTGATATCTCACAGTCTCTATGAGTCAGAAATCCGAAAGTGCTGTAGCCAGCTCTTCAGTGATTCTGGTTTGGGCTCCAGTCACCATGTTGGCCAGGGCGCTCCTCGGAAGGCTTCACTGGGGTTAGAAGCTCTGCTTCCAAAGTGCTCTTCATGGGGGTGTCAGGGCGTGTCAGTGCTGGACGTTGACAGGAAGCCTGGTTCCTTACTGTGTGGACCTCTCCAGAGGGCTGCTGAGTGACCTCACAGTATGGCCACTCACTTCCCCCAGAGTGGGTGATCCAAGAGGGAGAGCAAGGAAGAAGCATAGTGTTTTGAATGACCCAGCCTTGGAAATCCCAAACCAGTTTTCAGTGTGCGAGGGGATACTCAGGGTGTAAATTCTCAGAGGCAAGAATTGTTGGGGTTGAGGCATCTGGGGCTGGCTACTGCAGCTTCTTCACCGCTCACGGACGAAGAAGCTAAAATAAAACTCAGGTAGGCCAGCAGTTgtctcagggtcacacagctgggctAAAACCCAGATCTGACTTCTGGTGCTCTTGGATCCCAATGAGTGGCTGTCGTTCACTCATAATGAGGCGGAGAAGGCTAAAAATGAGTCTCCCTTGCAGAATTGTGGGAGCTCACTGGGCTTGAAGGCAGGCTGAGGGAGAGGGTTTTGATAAAGCTGTATATAGGAGAAAAACTCTAGCATTGTAGTATTTTCCCAGTACTCCCTGCCCCCAGTTCAGCCCTCCTCCTGTCACCACAACAACCTGCACACCTAGTGATGGGCATTAGCAGGTGGGACTAGAGAATGGAGCCTGCACATGAGATGTTTGATCGACAGGTCCCATCTGATGGCCTTGCTCTCTTCTTGGCCTCTGGTGAGAGGTGGCAGTAGAAGGGACTGTCTCAGTCCCTCCCAGCATTTTAGCACCAAGGATCTTTCTTGGACTTATATAAATTACCCCCCAAAGTCAATAAGACAAACACCCAAATTGCAAAACACCAGCCCTTGAATAGTGAAAGAACCTTCCTTTCAGCTTGTTTCGGTAAGAATGAGGCCAGGCATCAACAGAAGGCGGGGCCTGCATGAGGCCTCGGCAGCTAGGGCTGAGCAGTGCCCTGGAGGGACCCAGGGGTGCCCGTAGGCTGCTGGCAGTGCCCCACGCCACTCAGTGCTGTGTGTCCTCCTTGGTTAACTTGCCCAAGAACCTTCAGAGCCCTTTGTCTCACACAATCTCCTGAGCAAGCTGTCTGTCCCAGCTGTGGGGGTCCTTTAGTGAGCAAAGATTCCTGTCTTACAATGAAGAATAACTTGTTAGTTTATCTGTTACATAAATCCAGATCTTTTTTTTGTACCTCTTGTATGCTTCTTCGCTGTGTACCAAAGGCATGTGCCCTTGACCACACCCTGAGCTCCTTACAGACCCCTGGGGAGATGAGGCTGCCCTCAGGCTGTAGGGCTGGGGCTGGTTAGGGTGGCTCTCTGTTGTGGCCTGGGGTGGGGTGATGGCTGGCTCTGGGCCATGAGACATGGGGAAGGGCACTGAGGCGGGaggaacagcatgagcaaaggcgCGGTagtgggtgggtgggcagggctgACCCGCCGTGCCCTGGCTTGCCCCCGCAGCAACTGTACAGCATGGACCTGCGGAGCTCCCACAAGGCCAAGGGCAAGGAGAAGCTCTGCTTCTCCCTGACGCGCCCACTCGGCAGCGGGAGCCCAGAGGGGGTGGTCAAGGCGGGGGCACCCGAGCTGGTGGACAAGGGCCCCTTGGTGCCCACCCTGCCCTTCCCGCTCCGCAAGCCGCGCAAGGCCCACAAGTACCTGCGGCTCTCACGCAAGAAGTTCCCGCCCCGCGGGCCCAACCTGGAGAGTCACAGCCATCCACGGGAGCTCTTCCTGCAGGAGTCACCGGCCCCGGATGTCCTGCAGGCAGCCAGCGAGTGGGAGCCTGCTGAGCAGCCCCCTGAAGAGGAGGGTAAGGTAGCTCAACCCATGGCCCAGGCCCAGAGACCCTCAGAGCTGGAAAGGTCCCTTGAGTCATCAGGTCCAGCTGGCCTAATGCCCAGAGATCTTTCTGTGGTCCTGCTAGGATGAGTTCTCATCCAgccaagagagagaaatatagtgACCTCCTCCCATTTGTCTAGTCCTGAGCAAGGCCCTGACCTGGCTGGAGGCTCAGAGGACAACCTtgtgttggggggtggggagtcgGCTGCATGCTGCCACCGTTTCCCACCTTCCCCACCTATTGTCAATGCTGTCTTCTGTTTGTCTTTCTCCCATGGCTGTAGCAGATGCAGACCTGGCCGAGGGGCCCCCTCCCTGGACACCTGCGCTCCCTACAAGTGAAGTGACAGTGACCGATATCACTGCCAACTCTATCACCGTCACCTTCCGCGAGGCCCAGGCAGCGGAGGGCTTCTTCCGAGACCGCAGCGGGAAGATCTGAATCACCGTTTCTACTTTTCTTAAACTGTTTTCTTTTGGGCTTGGGGTGGGGACTTCCAGAGATGGGGAGGGTTGAAAttgagtaattattttatttaaaaagatggaaCAGGAGAAGGGGGGAAGATCCCAACACTCTCCCACCATCTTGCCCCTTTCTCTGTGGGTTATGTTTACAGGGAGGCCTCTGGGTCTGTTTCTTGCAGTGGGGTGGAGAGGCCTGGCAATACTCTGTAAGTTTGGGTACCATCTCCAGGGCAAAATGGGGACAGGGCCACCCTCCCCTGGACACCTCCATCACCATTCTAGAGACACAGCAGCTGGTCCGAGGAACTACAGGCGCATGAAAGGCCCAAACCCTCCTCGGGCAGCCCACCCtagcctttcctttctttttctttttttccttttcctttttgggGGGTTGGAGGGagaagggtttttatttttaactttgtacTCTTAGCTTGTGGTGGTATTGGAGGCTGCATTTAACCAGAGTGgtcagagagggaaaggaagagaggttaGAAATGGCTGCAATGTGTCCTGTGTGTCCAGTACTCTTCAGAAAGGTTGCTACCTTACCAAGGGCAGCTGCCAGCAGTTTGCCTTCTGCTGGGAGCTCCACCTCATCCCCCATCACTGGCCTG of Saccopteryx bilineata isolate mSacBil1 chromosome 1, mSacBil1_pri_phased_curated, whole genome shotgun sequence contains these proteins:
- the CBX7 gene encoding chromobox protein homolog 7 isoform X3; translated protein: MELSAIGEQVFAVESIRKKRVRKGKVEYLVKWKGWPPKYSTWEPEEHILDPRLVMAYEEKEERDRASGYRKRGPKPKRLLLQQLYSMDLRSSHKAKGKEKLCFSLTRPLGSGSPEGVVKAGAPELVDKGPLVPTLPFPLRKPRKAHKYLRLSRKKFPPRGPNLESHSHPRELFLQESPAPDVLQAASEWEPAEQPPEEEGKQMQTWPRGPLPGHLRSLQVK
- the CBX7 gene encoding chromobox protein homolog 7 isoform X2, giving the protein MELSAIGEQVFAVESIRKKRVRKGKVEYLVKWKGWPPKYSTWEPEEHILDPRLVMAYEEKEERDRASGYRKRGPKPKRLLLQQLYSMDLRSSHKAKGKEKLCFSLTRPLGSGSPEGVVKAGAPELVDKGPLVPTLPFPLRKPRKAHKYLRLSRKKFPPRGPNLESHSHPRELFLQESPAPDVLQAASEWEPAEQPPEEEDADLAEGPPPWTPALPTSEVTVTDITANSITVTFREAQAAEGFFRDRSGKI
- the CBX7 gene encoding chromobox protein homolog 7 isoform X1, giving the protein MELSAIGEQVFAVESIRKKRVRKGKVEYLVKWKGWPPKYSTWEPEEHILDPRLVMAYEEKEERDRASGYRKRGPKPKRLLLQQLYSMDLRSSHKAKGKEKLCFSLTRPLGSGSPEGVVKAGAPELVDKGPLVPTLPFPLRKPRKAHKYLRLSRKKFPPRGPNLESHSHPRELFLQESPAPDVLQAASEWEPAEQPPEEEADADLAEGPPPWTPALPTSEVTVTDITANSITVTFREAQAAEGFFRDRSGKI
- the CBX7 gene encoding chromobox protein homolog 7 isoform X4, whose protein sequence is MELSAIGEQVFAVESIRKKRVRKGKVEYLVKWKGWPPKYSTWEPEEHILDPRLVMAYEEKEERDRASGYRKRGPKPKRLLLQQLYSMDLRSSHKAKGKEKLCFSLTRPLGSGSPEGVVKAGAPELVDKGPLVPTLPFPLRKPRKAHKYLRLSRKKFPPRGPNLESHSHPRELFLQESPAPDVLQAASEWEPAEQPPEEEGKMQTWPRGPLPGHLRSLQVK